TAACTAGATCAATACCTTTGTGGCCTAATTAACACGTCATCtttctatttcttattttatagtttACATGTTATCTCCCTTAATAGAGAATCAATACACCATTCATATAGGAAAACCAAACTACTAATAGAATAAATATACTACAACTTGTGAAAATGATAACAAGTTATGGTCAATTGCCTTCAATTACCTATCTCCTTAGacatttgatgttgttgttgtggaaagattgttgatataattcaaatttataggAAATTTGTTAGGTCATGCTTCATTGCTTCAAGAATAACTAGGCCATATCACTCCACATGTAAATGTTCTTTTACTAGCTCTTGAATGATATAGCATAGTCCAATGactaatatatatacttttgaCAAATCTAATGATGTGTTTGTATCCATTTTAATGCTTGCATGTTTTGGTTTTGATTGCTTGAGTTTTTTTTTGAGGTGGTGgtaattgttgttgttttaatttgaaGACTTCTTTGTGTTGTGAGTTTTGGTTATTTAGTCTTTCTATGTTTTGAGATATTGTTTATGTATGTGCTTTTTAATGTGGATGAGAATGAAATTCATAGAAATGTAAGAGCATAATGGTAGGGTGTTGACTATGTTGTATGTATTTTGCTtctttgtgtattttttttttaccttttacTGCAAACTAGGTGTGTTGGAAGGCCATGAATAAATTTGGAGGAAATTGGGTATgctttttgtttctttgtttgtttttgttaactTTTCCAATTTGTATTTACCTTAATGATTTGCATCAAAAATATTGATAATCCATTATCTGAATATGCATGCATCATTTGTTTATTGGTGttgaaaatatgattgtaattttgcctttgttgaatttgagtaTTCTTAGACATTACTTAATGATAATAATGTCcattagttttaaatattttgttttatttatattgttgtaattaaatCATAGATCATCTTTTAATCTTCTATTTGAGTTGTTTATTACCACTATCAAATCGAAGAATTAGTTTGATGTTTGCATGTATTCACTACAAAAATTTTGAGTTGTGACAACAATAAAAAAGTGTGGCGTAAATCAAATTAACCATTGCCTAAAGGTTAGGCAAAGATTTACAAAGTATGGTGTTAGTGGTTGTGACCTATTATTCATTAAGGCAATGTTTTTTACTTTTGCCAACATTTCATAAATATTGCATATATAGTTAGGCCACGGTTTTGTGTACATATACTAGTGTTTTAACACAAAGGAAATAAGATTCATAATGTTTGATATCTAAACATACTTTATTTTGGTATGTTAAACTACCTATAACATGAAAAGACTAACAACATATCACATGTACTAAGTTATAAGTCTACAAAATACCTACCTAATCATAACAATAAATCAACTTATCTAATCTTAGagttaaataaatcaaactaataTACTTATACCTTTTCAAGAACATGGATTGATGTAGAAGAATGGAGTGTCGCACTATTTGCAATTCCTAAAACATGTCCCATCATGTTATCAACATCAATTTCACTTAAACTTAGGTTTTGCTGCTTCAACACACATTTTAGAAGTTCCTCATATACtttcatcattttcattttctttgtaaATGACTCATATTCTTCCATCCTTTCCTTCATGCTACTAATTTCACTTTCATAATGTTTCTTAATATtaacaatcttttttttttttttaacattgttGGTGTAGTTGTTCTTCCATAACAACGAATTCTATCGTGCTTTTCTTTACCAAACAATGATTGAAAGATTTGGTATGGAGGCTCACTAGAGTTTTGATTGAATCTTGAAGTTTAGCCTaataggaaaaaaattaatgtataatGAAAAGAAAAACGTACAATGGTATTCTCTATTTCTCCatcaattttactttttcttcGCTGACGAGTTATGACAAACATTTCAACTTGGGTGACTTCCTCCCCATTTTCCTTCTTTGCACGCTATTTTGATAAAGAATTGAAACTAgagtaattaaaaattattaagacaacttgttatttatatataacagaGACACATAGATAAGAATAAATATTGTACTTCTTTTGCTCGAATTCACAGCGAAATTTGTCGTCCCCATTTGATGCATAAACTTATGTTTAGCCCTATTGACAATATTTTTCTTGCTAATGTTCTACAAtgtaagtgaaaaaaaaattaacgtaggatatatacaaaaaattatatacaacaAAGAGTGACTAAAAGTAATGTAAAGTATGTACACACTTACTTGAATCATActattattcaaatatttcaacaattttttgaaatgaGGTTCTGGTATGCTTTCAGgcctatttttttaacatttccTTTAAGGTTGAGTATTTCAAAAAATGGTTCCTCttgatataatatttgtaatGTTTCATTGCATCATTTTATTTGACAAAGAACAAGCTTCTTTCCTTTCTCAGGAATAATAAATTTACTCTGAAAAACATTATTGTGATCAACATGTGATAACTATTTGACgttcaaataaaatatggaaATTAAACTCTAATACTTGAATTTAAGGCCATATACGTTCCTCATGATTTTTGTACACTTTCTTAAAGTCTGTATAAATCAAAGGACAAAAAGTTGAATTCTTTGTGATAGTGCCAAGGAAATAACCCAAGTCAGTTACAACTTTGTCGTCAGGTCCTATCACTTCTCAGTTGTTTGCTAAGACGACTTCTATACGAAAATTTCTTCTATATATTTTCAAGCACTGAGTTGGTCCCcttgttttttttcttagttGTCCCTATTTTGACATTAAGCTTATATAAGATAAGATAAAATCTTAAAGATGAGTTACAAATATATATgacaaattaatatttgatcATTACTATTacattcatcatcttcatcttggTCTTCGTTTTCTTCTTCCATGCCACATTCTTCCTCTTCACTTTCTGTATCATTTCCCAActcttcttcatcatcaagttcattattttccttAAGAAAATCATCGATTAACATTGATTTGCACAAGAGCATTGTTTTGGTTTTCTTTGTTGCACTTTGTTGACTTGTCATTACCTCGTCATCTTGATTCTCCACCCTTTTTTTGGCCTTTTGTTTTGTTCTTGAAATGTCATTTTCTCCTGATGCCTTTCTCATTGGTGATTGAACTTTTTCATTCTCCACATTTTTTTTGGCTTTTTGATTCTGCATAGGTGATTTTCTTTGATTCATAATGGGATCTGGATCTTGGTTTTGTCTTGATCCTTGATTGTTAGTCATCGATGCTTCATTTAAAACTCTCTTGACATTGTCAAACTTCTTTTTTGTTGAACAAAGATCCTTATTTGAAgatatatttgtttgatcaattgCTGCAAAATTGATAACTTGAATTGTGCTTTAGTTTGCTTGTCTAACTTTGTAGCCTTGGAactaactattttattagttgatGGATTGTTTTGCTTGCTAATGGATTCTTTGGTTCCAACCATATCTTCATTAGCCACTCCAATGCCTCTCATTATCTTTTCACGCTTGATTTTGAATCTCCTTAGTAATTTAGTGCTTGATTTTGCTTCAAGTAGCTCAAACCTGGAAGTACTTCTTTCTCATAGGTCTTGAGCTTTCATCTTTTGTTTTAACCTTGCTTCCTTATTCATTTTctgtagaaaaaaaatgaaatatcaaTAAGAGGACAATAAACAAAACATTTTTTAGTTAACATATTAATACCAATTTAATGTATTGAGACTTAAAGTATAAACAACACAGTAAGAGGAATATAAAGAtaagtgaatattttttttttaaatgacaattaaatatacatattaataGCTCTTCATCGTCAAAATAATAATCATCTTTGTCTTCAAATTCCTTTATTACATGTGCAGGCTTCTCAACTATTATTGTTGGAATATCTTCCCTAACCCAATTGAGGTCGTGTTCATTATTTGATGCATTTAGGTTTCCAATATCATAAAATGGATCATCCAAATATTCTTCTTAAGGTGTAGCATTTGATTGGTCACCCATCTTAAACTGATATCTTGGAACGGTTTTCATAACATAATGTTTATTCTCATTGAATGGATGTTGCACATAAAAACATTGGTGGACTTGAGACACTAGGACAAATGAATCATTTTGGtaacatttttttgttgaaatgtaCACAAGTAAGCCCAAGTTTGTCTTCTTTAGCCTCAAACCAATCACACTTAAACAACACAAATTTGAGTTGGCTATAATAGTCTAACTCAATCATTTCATTAATTTCTCCATAGTAAGTGACAAGTTTTGTTTTAGGATTTTCATCATTAGAACTTACAAAACTTTCGGTCTAAGAAACCAAAGTTACACTTGAATTTTGAGTTTTGTACCTTGCATCACGTTTCATTATGTGAAATCTATAACCGTTGATGAGGTATCCTAAAAACCTCTTTGCAACAACATTTGGACCTCTAGATAAGGCTTTGAGGTGAACTGACACATCATTTTCCAAGGCTCGAATTTTAAACCACTTCATTAAAATCTTGACCTTGTATTTTGGCCTTGATCCACTTTCCTCATTTAGTGTGACCATTAacacattcatcatgctctctACAAAGATAATACTATTAGTTGTTAAAAATAACTCTAAGATATGTTTTGTATATAAGTAGGGAATATACAATAAACTATTATGATACCTTATATATGTTTGAATATCATCGCAATTGAAAAATATGTATCGATAGGCTTGAGCTTTTGATGTTGagtttattgaaaataatttaccATTTTGCTTCGCTCCTAAAGGTCGGCCAATACTTGAAAAGTAATCATTTGAATCTACTTCGCAAGAATCATTGTTATCATAGTTTCTACTCATTCTATTCAAGCTTGTATCTACGTTTTTATGAACCAAATATCTCTCAGCAATAGAACCTTCTGGATGAGCTCTATTACGAACATAACTTTTAAGACTACATAAGTTTCTTTCTGTGGGATACATACATTGGAATTGAATGACATCGCCCAATCTAACTCCGTGTATTAGATGAATATGCAAATAAACCATTACATCGAAAACACTTGGAGGAAAAACCATCTCCAATTGACAAAGTATTTCAGCAATCTCTCCATTTAGATAATCCAAATATTGCACTTAGATAACTTTTTGACACAGAGAATGGAAAAAGGACCCAAGACGAATTAAAGGTCCAACCACTAGATTTGGCATTGTGCTCTTTATTACTACTTGTAATAAGTAGTGTAACATGAAATGTGCATCATTACTCTTGCAACCAAATATCTTTTTATCGCCAACATGTCcacattttgaaatattagaaGCACTCCCATCGGGTAATTTAGCAGCCTTCAAAACATCGCAAAAAGTATAATTTTCTTGGGAATTCATTGGGAAATATGCCTTTGTAAACTTTGTCCGACCTCCACCAATCTCTATTGGATGAAGTGTCTTTCTAATTTCCATATCTTGCAGATCATAACAAACATTAACATGATCTTTTGTCTTTCCCGGTATGTCCAAAAGAGTCCCAATAACACTATCACATGTGTTTTTCTCTATATGCATTACATCAAGATTATGACGTAAAGTATTTTGATCCCAGTACGACAACTCAAAAAATATTGACTTCTTCTTCCATGgactatcattttttttcttcttcttattcttctttCCAAATTCATTCTCAAAATTTAAGTTTTCCACAATTTATATACCTTCTAACATATGTGGTGCATACCTATGTTCTTTCTTTCCATTGAACAACCTTCTATTGGCCCTCCAAGCATGACTAGATGGTAAAAAAACACAATGAtccatataatatattttgtgatTGTGTCTCAAGTTGgttaaattagttttataattGCAACACGCACATGCCAAATTTCCTTTAGTGCTCCAAGTTGAAAACATAGCATACCCAGGGTAATCACTAATAGTCCATATGCTCACAATtgaaatgttttatattttgaagCATCATACGTTTCAACTCTGTGTTCCCACAATTCCTTTATCTCCTCAATCAATGACTGAAGATACACATCAATATCATTTCCTAGTGATTGTGGTCTAGGAATCAAAAATGACAACATTGTATACTCATATTTCATGCACATCCAAGGTGTATAATTGTATATAACCATAATGACAGGCCATGTACTGTGTGATATTCTCATAGTTCTAAACGGATTGAAACCATCACTTGATAACTCAAGCCTTACATTACGATGCTCAGAAGAAAAATCTGGATGAAGCATGTCCAATTCCTTCCATGCTTGGCCATCAACAGGATACCTTAATTTATCATCCTTTGATCAATCTTCTTCATTCCATCTCATTGACTCGACTACTTTCGAACACATAAGTAGTCTTTGAAGTCTTGGAATTAGTGGAAAATGCCTCAAAACTTTTGCAGACACTTTATGATCATACTTTGGATCCTCAAAATCTGAATCTACATGAGTAATTTCCTTCCATCGTGAAGCTTTACAAGTGTTGCACGTATCATCATTTTCATGCTCTTTCCAATACAACATACAATCATTTGGACATGCAAGAATGTTTTTATAATCAAGGCCTAAATACTTTATTATGgcttttgttttgttaaaatattCGAGAATGTTCAGATTAGGCATGGCTTCTTTCAATAACTCCAAAAGAGCATTGAACGATACATTGCTCCACCCATGAAGACACTTTAACAAGTAAAGTCGaattataaatgataaagtAGTGACTTTTTTACATCCCAGATACAACTCTTGCTTCGCCTCAtgaatcaaattgtaaaatttctTAGCATTCTCATTGGGTCCCTTATTGCCTCGCTCTACTTTTTCAACGTGCCTAAAGATGTCATGAAGTAAGCCATTGATGTCATCACATGAGTCCTCTTGATCATCTATATGATCATCAATTTTGTTAAGCAATGATATTTGCTCTCCGTGGTTTATCCAAACATCGTAGCCTTGTACAAAACAGAATCCTATTAGATGATCACAAACCACTTTTCTTCTTCTCCAACAACGATTTCTACACTTGGCACAAGGACATAAAATCGTGCGGCCTTGAGGTTCTCCTTTGGTGAAggcaaaatctaaaaaaaaaaaaaaaaaattacaccttTCCGATACTATGAATTAAGTCTATGAAGTGTAGTCCAAATTTTGTCCATTActctaaataacaaaaataataccATATAGATTGAAGTTTAATTATATCAATCTAATAGgaaaaaaacaaacaacaaatattGAATCAAttgaattcaattcaattaGATGTAGAATTGCGAACTCTTGCACTAACAAATTCAATATAAGCAATCCAATTTAGCTTAAGAATAGCTAAAAGAACACATAAATACACACCAAAAAATGGATCGAccaaattgatttaaaaaattgtatttttagaaATAGTTTTCAGTTTATGCTTTTGTTGATAGTTATTGTTGATAGTTAATAAAGAGTAACTCAATTTGGCATATCTTAATAAACATAACACTAAAAAAGAAGTTGCATTAAACTTGGGTGATAGTGAAGGGTGTTATAATGATTTATGATACTGCTCATGTAAACAAGCAAAATACTTAACCCTAGTAAGAAAAAAGCAACATGCTTTTACACAAAGAAACTAGCCAAAAAAATTTTCGGTTGTAACTTCACACAGGTCTACTGAAGTCTCAGAAAACCCAAAAATCCCTAgcattataataattatatcaaagaATCAAATTACTCTACGCCATAATTTGAAAGGTTAGATCAAAATAGTgtcttttttaatgaaattagaCAATTATATGGTGTAGAAAATTAACAGAATTAAGTAGAGCACTTTCATTAGTTATAAAAGATTAATTGAAAATACCTCTATGCAAGTAGCAATGGCCGAAATATCATAATTTGGCTTTCTTCAACTTGACAAAGACTCCAATATCAGGAAAACACCGTATCTGCAACTAAAGCAATTTGCAAATTAAAAGATGTGTTATAGAAGACAAAAATGTTAACTCTTATTTATACTAGTACTAACCTCATAATCCTAATTCACAAGGAAACaaatcattaaatatataaaacactATGGAAACCAATCCaaagagataataaatatattatgagatatttttcataattcttaCAATTCTCGTCAAGCTACAACTTGCTGAAGTTTAACCACATTGCAAATAAAGCCTTGCAAAATAAGGGGAAAATAATTGTCAATAACTTAAAAAAGAATTAAGCTCCAGTATGCTGAAACAATTGtcaataacttaaaaaaatacattaaataattgTTGAAGTTTATGTTACAGcttgttgtattttttataaagttatatatatatatatatcaaagttATAATCATCTGtaacttaaaaaagaaaagttgaCACTGTCATAAATTAACACAAGAAATAAAGCGTCGACATGGGATTCAACTTGTTTGGTTAGGAGCGCTTTTAGCGTGATCTAGTCTTACTTTTGTACTGGTCATGGATCACAACAAGAATTCATTgaatttgtgagggccaaaatcCCTCACAAATGAGGTGAAGCAGCCACAAAGGAGACATTTGTGGCGgtcttaggcagccacaaataaagtgGTCACAAatctttgtggcggccaaaacggctacaaaatttgaaattttcgttgccatttgtgagggcaaaggccgccacaaagtcctccttttgtgagggcttaggccgccacaaatgcatccttttgtgagggcttaggccgccacaaaggttaaagctgatttttaaaattagagcCCATGCCGCCACAAACGTCTCCCTTTGTGAGGCCGCCACAAAATTttcactttattaaaaaaataattttattaaattaaaaattaatattaaaaattaatattatagataataaattaatatcaatataaatttaaaatttaataaaatattacaatttaattaaaattaaatatattatatataataaactaatatcaatataaattaaaaatataaattaaaaatataatattacaatttaattaaaatttaaattaaatttaaaaattaaaataactattatatataaaaatataatattaatattaattaaagtaattactaccaaaccaaataaaacattccaaaattaataaatcatgtcttacaaaccaaaatataaacttaccaaaattaccaaaattataatataaacttaccaaaaataaaattataatataaatcatgtcttcaaatcaaaaataaaattaaaaaactaaatatataatataaacttaccaaaattgaagatagtaaagaaaaaactgggagaaataatttttgtagtgagaaggtggagagaaaatttagaaagaaagtttagagagaaggtagaagtaaaaaaatgataagaggagtgaagtgatatttatagaaaattattgaTCATTTGTGGCagccaaagcagccacaaaatccaacgGTACAATGGGCATTTGTGGCGACTTTAACAGTCAGAAAATAAGAAATTTGTTGCGGTCTGGGCGGCCACAAATTGCAACGTAACAACgggcatttgtggcggcttttgcagccacaaagtgcaaCAGACCAatgattttgtggcggcctaggGCCGGCCCAGCCACAAATGGCttgcctttgtggcggcctttacccTCACAAAAGGTTGATTTAGTGGctaaaaaaaccctcacaaaagaCTCCAATTTCAGCTGGATTTTTGTgccggcctaagccctcacaaaatgacaacattgtgattttgtgagggcttaggcagccacaaaatccagctaaaattgtagtcttttgtgagggctttttcaatcacaaataaagaccaatttgatttttttgtatttgtgagggctttttcggtcactaatttgtgatggtttttttcggccacaaaatactTTAGGCCACAAAATaagtgttttcttgtagtggctcgatttaatttatcaaaataagtgCTCCCCATGACATAATGTGGCTcgatttaatttatcaatactcctcccaatttttgttttttttactagtCCTCTCATTTATTTGAAGGTTAAAATTCTTGTTCTAAAAGTTTTTCTAATCAAACAAGTCTAATCACATTTAGAATTAATAAATGAGATTCACCACTGTGAATAAAAGAATCTgaagttgataaaaataaagaacctaggaaatatcaataatttttacaataaaaatctCCTTacagatattaaattaaatataattgctAACTCTTGCACTAATAATTTTGGTTGACTTTGCCGGTTTATGAGAGCAAACTGAAGAGAACAAAcatcaaaacaataattaaataatgaacTTGTTCATCAGCCAGGAACATCAAACAAAGTTCATCAAAAAGATGATTGAAAAGAGCAAACTAGCTTCTGATAAAAATATGCAAGTTTGGCAGTAAGCCAAAAAACTCTTCATAAgcttttatttcaatttggcaGTATGCCAAAACACTCTATTTATGCTTTTATCTCAATTTGGCAATATGCTTTTGTTGTAAATTACTTCCTAAGTTAATATGTTTTTATCAATCATTTCAATATgcttttatctcttttttttttgtaagaacaACCACCTAAAACTTTTTCAGCATCTCAATATTTTAAGATCTACAAAATGAAACAAATTACCAACCTTCAATTTATATTATtggtataaaaatattatttcaattcaaAAGTTAATTATCAACACTTTTGAGATGCTCAATAGTCCTATACCTCTCTACATCTCTCTCCATGCAAAAAGCCTCCCTTTCTCAAATGAAAACCTCCTATTTCTATCCATTTAGTTTGAATTTTGTTAGATGTCAGGTAGACCATTGGTGTTAATAGAATTAGCACCTAATCTGCAACACTTGATTACTAAACAACTAAATCCTATtaatactcatatataactGAAATCatattagtactcatatataactaaatctctactagtactcatatataactgaATTCCTATACTTAAGggatataaaatataaacaaattttgttGTAATACAAGTGCTAACTCTGTTTAtgcttttatttcattttttttaataatatgtaaAAATCAGATTTTAGAGTAACTCTGTTTGTGCTTTTATTTCGACCCAAAAAATTTATGACCAAAAAAggatttaaaaaacaaaacactaGTGAGTCTTGTTGGGGTTATATCATTAGCCTaatctcatcattatttccaagaACAAGCAactagaacaaaaaaaaatcacaccaatAACTAGAAAAGCATAAATTAGAACATAAATTGTCAAAAATGAAAGAACAAGCAAAAATATCTACCAAATCGTCAAAGGCAATGATCAAGAAAAAATAGCAAGCAAAGAGGGAGAAGGCGAATACCTGAATGCACGAAGAGGGAGAAGACTGAGACACAATGCAACGCGAAAGGAAATAGTGATGGTACCAGAGCAACGTCGCAAAGAGGAAATAATGAAGGTACTGGAGCAACAATTCGAAGACAACTTCCTGGTTGAACGCGGCTGAATGGAGACGAGAAATCCATGGGTTTATGATCGTGAGTGAAGAGGAAAAAGTGAAGGTAAATTTAGGGTTTATGGGTATTGGAGGAATAAAAGTATGATACTGGAGGAATAAGACTTGTGATTATGtttcttcaataaaataaataaataaaacacaataattaattaattatacattttCTCATTATTATTTGGGTTAACTTGAGGATACGGTTTTTATAGCTTTATACCACACTTAAAATGTGTAGTTATGAAATTTTATTAGCTGACAATTTTTCACTGTGGTCAAACAACAACACAAGAAATTGTACTCTATAAGTAAATTATAGGCAACACTAGAAAAATTGTTGTCTATTTCCGTTTCTAGCCACGCTTTTATAGCCGTGGCTAAGTGAAGTGTGgccaaaagtaaaaaatattgtagtttttaattttgagtaTTTGATGTTGTTCAAGTTTAATTAGTTTGATGTTAATATTAAAGTCTTGAGTATGTGTGAAAAAGTGAggttgaatttaatatatatatatatatatatatatataattctttttaaccgccacaaaatatatttttttcttgcagtgaaataatcattttaataaaaaataaatttggaacaaaactattttaatttgtgtgCTGGCCCCTGACGTGAAGAGTAAAATAAGTTTGTACATCCCTCATTCACTGTCAACTTTTTTAGAGCAATTGATATTTGGCAGAAGATTTTAtaccattttcttttattctctTGTCAACTTTTTTAGAGCAATTGATATTTGGCAGAAGATTTTAtaccattttcttttattctctTGTAGGTGTTTTAAGCATGCTAATTTGAGAGCATGATCTTAGGATTCGTAGCACGATTTTTTCCCTTTAACTTTCAAAGAAAGTTTTCGAACTTAGGGATGTTGATTGTTAAACCACCTATGATAATCGATGATAACAATTGAAAATCTCAATCTTATTTATTGTTTTCAACATGAAAGGTGTTCTACCATAGCAATAATTTGAGAGCATGATTTTTCCTTTATTCTCAATTTCAGATGTTCTACCATATATTTGTCCTTGGTATATAATGTGGGGaactttttttgaaaattataatttttttcatctagaaaaaatcacatattaattattttttatatatagtgaACTTCTTGTGCTTTTTGTAACTATTTCTTTGAAAGAGTTTGaatcataaaattttcatttattccTTGAGGAATAACAAAAATCAAGAGACAAAACATAACTAAATGACACAATGAATGTTGTCCTATATAGTACATGAAAGTTCAAACATTCAAGGACATTTGGGTGTTCCTCTTTTGGTCTTCCAATTGTCATAACAAGGACAAACTTCCTTGTTTCCATAAGTTCCTGGAGGCACACACAAGCATTCTGCGCAACACTTTTTACAGAAGAACAAACATGGCTTCTTATGATGTGTTTTTGAGCATCTGTAATCACAACGAGGACTACATTCTGCAATTTCAAGAATACAATATCAGTACACCattttaataatagtaaaattcaatttttacaataaataaaaaataaagacagtgattataactatttttctataatatcaTGTCCTTCATTAAATCAAATGAGTACCTTCTGGTTTAAGACTGCCTTCTGTTGTACCGTGCTGAAACTCAATAAAACAAAGATCAagttaacatgaaaataaatacACTATTAATATAAAAGTCGTTAACTTTGTAATGTAGATAATAGTTAtcttaaagaaaaaattgtccaaataaaaaataacatgtgAAAAGTCTTACCGATGGATCTGGAGTTGCAGGAGGTGAATTTGGAGTTGCTGGTGTTGTTGGAGTAGGTGGTGTTGGAATAGGAGTTGTTGGAGTAGGTGGTGTTGGCACTGGAGTTGCTGGTGTATCTGATGTTTGATTAGAAGTTGCTGGTGTTGGA
The genomic region above belongs to Cicer arietinum cultivar CDC Frontier isolate Library 1 chromosome 4, Cicar.CDCFrontier_v2.0, whole genome shotgun sequence and contains:
- the LOC101511850 gene encoding uncharacterized protein: MAKNINTIIMFYLVVSLFVQSKAEIDVTTVEAPSPSPSPAPAPSPSPSPAPSPSPTPAPAPTPATSNQTSDTPATPVPTPPTPTTPIPTPPTPTTPATPNSPPATPDPSHGTTEGSLKPEECSPRCDYRCSKTHHKKPCLFFCKKCCAECLCVPPGTYGNKEVCPCYDNWKTKRGTPKCP